A window of Costertonia aggregata contains these coding sequences:
- a CDS encoding cation diffusion facilitator family transporter: MDKKRKQNLKEARTLQIWNVIYDIIEVVVSLIAGFTANSSALIGWGLDSTIEVISAGTLGWRLHGEIKGLDEKRVEQRKMTTLYVIAISFALICIFISYDSISKLISQETASWSTVGIGILIVSLVVNPFLIYYKRKYGHKLDSPALLADAKDTFICLYQTVVVLIGLLLVKWLGWWWADPVAALLIVPYAAKEGLKAFSKAQKIKNSIDKK; this comes from the coding sequence ATGGACAAAAAAAGAAAACAAAATTTAAAGGAAGCAAGAACGCTTCAGATATGGAATGTCATCTATGACATTATCGAGGTGGTCGTATCGCTTATAGCCGGATTCACGGCAAACAGTTCAGCATTAATAGGCTGGGGATTGGACAGCACCATCGAAGTCATTAGTGCAGGAACGCTCGGTTGGCGATTGCACGGCGAAATCAAGGGTCTGGATGAAAAGCGTGTAGAGCAAAGAAAAATGACAACCCTTTATGTCATCGCAATATCCTTTGCCCTCATCTGCATTTTCATATCCTATGATTCTATTTCAAAATTAATAAGTCAAGAAACGGCATCTTGGTCTACGGTGGGTATTGGTATACTGATAGTTTCCTTAGTGGTAAATCCATTTTTGATTTATTACAAAAGAAAGTACGGACATAAACTGGATAGCCCTGCTCTGCTTGCAGATGCCAAGGATACTTTTATCTGTCTATATCAAACCGTAGTAGTACTAATAGGCCTATTGCTCGTGAAATGGCTGGGCTGGTGGTGGGCCGACCCCGTTGCGGCATTGTTGATAGTGCCATATGCGGCAAAAGAGGGTTTGAAAGCATTTTCCAAGGCACAAAAAATCAAAAACAGCATCGATAAGAAATGA
- a CDS encoding Fur family transcriptional regulator, translating into MKEIEKRLNDNGVRPTAMRILIYKYMAEKEIAVALTDIENVFAKADRTTLYRTLKTFEQKGIVHQIDDGTHISKFALCEPGCNCELEQDLHLHFHCTNCDETVCLTEQKIPHINLPDGYVAEDANLVLKGICEKCSG; encoded by the coding sequence ATGAAAGAAATAGAAAAAAGATTGAATGACAATGGGGTTCGCCCCACGGCAATGCGCATATTGATTTATAAGTATATGGCCGAAAAAGAAATTGCGGTTGCGCTCACGGATATCGAGAACGTTTTCGCGAAAGCGGACAGGACTACTCTGTACCGCACCCTCAAAACCTTTGAGCAAAAAGGTATCGTACACCAGATAGATGATGGCACCCATATTTCGAAATTTGCATTGTGCGAACCGGGTTGCAACTGTGAACTTGAACAAGATTTGCACTTGCATTTTCATTGCACTAACTGTGACGAAACGGTTTGTTTAACGGAACAAAAAATCCCGCATATCAACTTACCCGATGGTTATGTCGCCGAAGATGCCAATTTGGTGCTCAAAGGTATTTGCGAGAAGTGTAGTGGATAA